In the Thauera sedimentorum genome, one interval contains:
- a CDS encoding sensor histidine kinase, which translates to MQSIKQKVQPPLPPGGLPDFRNLGVLLRLLLLVNLLVVATVLVQADSLELFMPSFVALAGRVALPLLAVVLILYTVQPAFARISRRAGAALVLAVVLIVTGTAYGLAGEGASLQRWVLWALAATGGALLYFDYRNRLLSPALTEARLMALTARIRPHFLFNSLNAVLGVIRSDPRRAERAVEELADLFRVLMRENRELVRLEDELALCERYLDLERLRLGERLQVHWNAEHCPLDALVPPLLLQPLLENAVYHGIEPLAEAGEVRVQLYRRGKELRIEVDNPVSDAESHHAGNRMALDNLRERLMLFFDLEAGLESERRNGRYRVRIRMPYRSATP; encoded by the coding sequence ATGCAGAGTATAAAGCAAAAGGTCCAGCCTCCCTTGCCGCCCGGCGGACTGCCCGATTTCCGCAATCTGGGCGTGCTGCTGCGTCTGTTGCTGCTGGTCAACCTGCTGGTCGTCGCCACCGTGCTGGTGCAGGCGGACAGTCTCGAACTGTTCATGCCTTCCTTCGTTGCGCTGGCCGGTCGGGTCGCGCTGCCGCTGCTTGCGGTGGTGCTGATTCTCTACACCGTGCAGCCCGCGTTTGCGCGGATTTCGCGGCGGGCCGGTGCGGCACTGGTGCTGGCGGTCGTGCTGATCGTGACCGGTACGGCCTATGGCCTGGCCGGAGAAGGCGCCAGCCTGCAGCGCTGGGTACTGTGGGCGCTTGCCGCGACGGGCGGCGCGCTGCTGTACTTCGATTACCGCAACCGCTTGCTCTCGCCCGCGCTGACCGAGGCGCGGCTGATGGCGCTCACCGCGCGTATCCGCCCCCATTTCCTGTTCAACAGCCTCAATGCCGTTCTTGGCGTGATCCGCTCGGACCCCCGGCGTGCGGAGCGTGCGGTAGAGGAACTCGCCGACCTGTTCCGCGTGCTGATGCGCGAGAACCGGGAGCTGGTCCGCCTGGAAGATGAACTGGCGCTGTGCGAGCGCTACCTCGATCTGGAGCGCCTGCGGCTGGGAGAGCGGCTGCAGGTGCATTGGAATGCCGAGCACTGCCCGCTGGATGCGCTGGTGCCGCCGTTGCTGTTGCAGCCCTTGCTGGAGAATGCGGTGTATCACGGCATCGAGCCACTCGCGGAAGCCGGCGAGGTCCGGGTGCAGTTGTACCGGCGGGGCAAGGAACTGCGTATCGAGGTGGATAACCCGGTGTCGGACGCGGAGTCGCATCATGCCGGCAATCGCATGGCGCTCGACAACCTGCGTGAGCGCCTGATGCTGTTCTTCGATCTGGAGGCCGGCCTGGAGAGCGAGCGCCGCAACGGCCGCTACCGGGTGCGCATCCGCATGCCATACAGGAGTGCCACGCCATGA
- a CDS encoding LytR/AlgR family response regulator transcription factor, which translates to MSSVSRILRVLIVDDEAPARSRLRDLLGDIAATCPTCIVGLAANGVEALRLLEEAPADVVLADIRMPVMDGVELARHLRRLEPPPAVVFTTAYDQYAVQAFELAAADYLLKPVRAERLAEALGKARRLIAPSDAALAALAPGARRHFSVSERGRILLVPVEEVVYLKAEQKYVTARTADREYLLDEALVQLEQEFGERFIRIHRNSLVARAALQGVERASEPDEEGAGEGHWQALLAGVPERLPVSRRQWPAVKQLLGL; encoded by the coding sequence ATGAGCTCCGTGTCCCGCATCCTGCGTGTGCTGATCGTCGATGACGAGGCACCTGCGCGCAGCCGCCTGCGCGATTTGCTCGGCGACATCGCCGCCACCTGCCCGACTTGCATCGTGGGGCTCGCCGCCAATGGTGTGGAGGCTCTCCGCCTGCTTGAAGAGGCGCCTGCCGATGTGGTGCTGGCCGACATCCGCATGCCGGTGATGGACGGCGTCGAACTCGCGCGCCACCTGCGCCGGCTGGAACCGCCGCCGGCGGTGGTGTTCACCACGGCCTACGACCAGTACGCCGTACAGGCCTTCGAACTGGCTGCGGCGGATTATCTGCTCAAGCCGGTGCGCGCCGAGCGGCTGGCCGAAGCGCTGGGCAAGGCGCGCCGCCTGATTGCCCCGTCCGATGCCGCGCTCGCGGCCCTTGCGCCCGGAGCGCGGCGGCATTTCAGCGTCAGCGAGCGTGGACGCATCCTGCTGGTGCCGGTCGAGGAGGTGGTCTATCTGAAGGCCGAACAGAAGTACGTCACCGCGCGTACCGCAGACCGTGAGTACCTGCTCGACGAAGCGCTGGTGCAACTCGAGCAGGAGTTCGGCGAACGCTTCATCCGCATCCACCGCAACAGCCTGGTGGCGCGCGCCGCCCTCCAGGGCGTGGAGCGCGCGAGCGAGCCGGACGAGGAGGGGGCGGGCGAGGGGCACTGGCAGGCGCTGCTCGCCGGTGTGCCAGAGCGCCTGCCGGTGAGCCGCCGGCAATGGCCGGCGGTGAAGCAGTTGTTGGGCCTGTAG
- the ppc gene encoding phosphoenolpyruvate carboxylase, translating into MAENTTPTDKDAPLRDDIRLLGRLLGDTVRDQQGEASFELIERIRQTSVRFRRYDDLDARRELEGILDALAREQTIQVVRAFSYFSHLANIAEDQHHIRRSRAHLLAGSAPREGSLAHALDKAARALGDAAPDELAGFFDDAFVSPVLTAHPTEVQRKSILNCQTVIARLLDERDRMRLTPEEQEANDAALRRAVLTLWQTRMLRPARLSVIDEVNNGLSYFDTTFLRELPRLYASVEDRLGAANGELPAFLQVGSWIGGDRDGNPFVTAEVLERALALQAAAALGFYLDELHALGSQLSLAVGLVDVSDALQALAERSVDHSPHRSDEPYRRAIAGMHARLAATWTTLLGNAPPRPPVAAAEAYAGPAELAADLETIHRSLVANGSAALARGRLRHLRRAVKVFGFHLAPIDLRQNADVHERVVAELLATAGGVADYRALDETARVELLLGELASPRPLASPHMRYSDETESELAIFRAARAAHLRFGPGVIQNCIISKTDDVSDLLELAVLLKEAGLLRPRENALDVNVVPLFETIEDLRNAPGVMDRLFALEPYRALLAARGQLQEVMLGYSDSNKDGGFLTSGWELYKAEIGLAEVFARHGVRLRLFHGRGGSVGRGGGPSYQAILAQPGGAVQGQIRLTEQGEVIAAKYGNPEVGRRNLEVLVAATLEATLLAGEAAAPDPAFLDTMQVLSDTAFAAYRGLVYETPGFEDYFWQSTVISEIAELNIGSRPASRKKGTRIEDLRAIPWVFSWSQCRLMLPGWYGFGSAVKAWLTTHPDDGLARLQHMNREWSFFASLLSNMDMVLSKTDLAIAARYAELVRDTALRDAIFERVRKEWQDTVDAQLAITGQQELLDGNPLLKRSIRNRFPYLDPLNHVQVELLRRHRESHDDERIRLGIHISINGIAAGLRNSG; encoded by the coding sequence ATGGCCGAGAACACCACGCCCACCGACAAGGACGCGCCGCTGCGCGACGACATCCGCCTGCTCGGCCGCCTGCTCGGCGACACCGTGCGCGACCAGCAGGGCGAGGCCAGCTTCGAGCTGATCGAGCGCATCCGCCAGACCTCGGTGCGCTTCCGCCGCTACGACGACCTGGACGCGCGCCGGGAGCTGGAAGGCATCCTCGACGCGCTGGCGCGCGAGCAGACCATCCAGGTGGTGCGGGCCTTCAGCTACTTCTCGCACCTCGCCAACATCGCCGAGGACCAGCACCACATCCGCCGCTCACGCGCCCACCTGCTGGCCGGCTCGGCGCCGCGCGAAGGCAGCCTGGCGCATGCGCTGGACAAGGCGGCGCGCGCGCTCGGCGACGCAGCGCCGGACGAGCTCGCCGGATTCTTCGACGACGCCTTCGTCTCCCCGGTGCTCACCGCCCACCCCACGGAGGTGCAGAGGAAGAGCATCCTCAACTGCCAGACGGTGATCGCCCGCCTGCTCGACGAGCGCGACCGCATGCGCCTCACCCCCGAAGAGCAGGAGGCCAACGACGCCGCGCTGCGCCGCGCGGTGCTCACCCTGTGGCAGACGCGCATGCTGCGCCCGGCCCGCCTGTCGGTGATCGACGAGGTCAACAACGGCCTGTCCTACTTCGACACCACCTTCCTGCGCGAACTGCCGCGCCTGTACGCCAGCGTGGAAGACCGCCTGGGCGCGGCCAACGGCGAGTTGCCCGCCTTCCTGCAGGTCGGCAGCTGGATCGGCGGCGACCGCGACGGCAACCCCTTCGTCACCGCCGAAGTGCTCGAACGCGCGCTCGCCCTGCAGGCCGCCGCCGCGCTCGGCTTCTATCTCGACGAACTGCACGCGCTGGGCTCCCAGCTCTCGCTCGCGGTCGGCCTGGTGGATGTCTCCGATGCGCTGCAGGCACTCGCCGAACGCTCGGTGGACCATTCGCCGCATCGCAGCGACGAGCCCTATCGCCGCGCGATCGCCGGCATGCACGCGCGCCTGGCGGCCACCTGGACCACCCTGCTCGGCAACGCGCCGCCACGCCCGCCGGTCGCTGCGGCCGAAGCCTACGCCGGCCCCGCCGAACTGGCCGCCGACCTGGAGACCATCCACCGCTCGCTGGTCGCCAACGGTTCGGCCGCGCTCGCCCGCGGGCGGCTGCGCCACCTGCGCCGCGCGGTCAAGGTATTCGGCTTCCACCTGGCGCCGATCGACCTGCGGCAGAACGCCGACGTACATGAGCGCGTGGTCGCCGAACTGCTCGCCACCGCGGGAGGCGTGGCCGATTACCGCGCGCTGGACGAAACCGCCCGCGTCGAGCTGTTGCTCGGCGAACTCGCCAGCCCCCGCCCGCTCGCCTCGCCGCACATGCGCTACAGCGACGAAACCGAGTCCGAGCTGGCGATCTTCCGCGCCGCGCGCGCCGCCCACCTGCGCTTCGGCCCCGGCGTCATCCAGAACTGCATCATCTCCAAGACCGACGACGTCTCGGACCTGCTTGAGCTGGCCGTGCTGCTCAAGGAGGCCGGCCTGCTGCGCCCGCGGGAGAACGCGCTGGACGTGAACGTGGTGCCGCTGTTCGAGACCATCGAGGACCTGCGCAACGCGCCGGGCGTGATGGACCGCCTGTTCGCCCTCGAACCCTACCGCGCGCTGCTGGCCGCACGCGGCCAGTTGCAGGAAGTCATGCTGGGCTACTCGGACAGCAACAAGGACGGCGGCTTCCTGACCTCGGGCTGGGAGCTCTACAAGGCCGAGATCGGCCTGGCGGAAGTCTTCGCCCGCCACGGCGTGCGCCTGCGCCTGTTCCACGGCCGCGGTGGTTCGGTGGGCCGCGGCGGCGGCCCGAGCTATCAGGCCATCCTCGCCCAGCCGGGCGGCGCGGTGCAGGGCCAGATCCGCCTCACCGAGCAGGGCGAGGTGATCGCCGCCAAGTACGGCAACCCCGAGGTCGGCCGCCGCAACCTGGAAGTACTGGTCGCCGCCACGCTGGAAGCGACCCTGCTCGCCGGCGAGGCCGCGGCACCCGACCCGGCCTTCCTCGACACCATGCAGGTGCTCTCCGACACCGCCTTCGCCGCCTACCGCGGCCTGGTGTACGAGACCCCCGGCTTCGAGGACTATTTCTGGCAATCCACGGTGATCAGCGAGATCGCCGAACTGAACATCGGCTCGCGCCCGGCCTCGCGCAAGAAGGGCACGCGCATCGAAGACCTGCGCGCCATCCCCTGGGTGTTCTCGTGGTCGCAGTGCCGGCTGATGCTGCCCGGCTGGTACGGCTTCGGCAGCGCGGTCAAGGCCTGGCTGACCACCCATCCGGACGACGGCCTGGCGCGCCTGCAACACATGAACCGTGAATGGTCCTTCTTCGCCTCACTGCTGTCGAACATGGACATGGTGCTGTCCAAGACCGACCTGGCGATCGCCGCCCGCTATGCCGAACTGGTGCGCGACACCGCGCTGCGCGACGCGATCTTCGAGCGGGTGCGCAAGGAATGGCAGGACACGGTCGATGCCCAGCTGGCGATCACCGGACAGCAGGAACTGCTGGACGGCAACCCGCTGCTCAAGCGTTCGATCCGCAACCGCTTCCCCTATCTCGACCCGCTCAACCACGTGCAGGTCGAACTGCTGCGCCGTCACCGCGAAAGTCACGACGACGAACGCATCCGCCTGGGGATACACATCTCGATCAACGGCATCGCCGCAGGCCTGCGCAACAGCGGGTGA